ATTATACCAGAAAATAGACAACCCGCTGATTCTCCCACAGAACAGAACCAGCTTTACCTTCGACATCGACCAGAGGATCCAGTTAGGTTTGTTGGGTAAAGTAGGGGAAAACCTTCAGTTAAAAGCGAATTACGATACCCAAAGCGGTTTTGCCTTTGAGAACAGGATGAACCTGGTCTGGCAGGCTAAAGGAAGCTGGAAAGACCTTCAGCAGAAAGGGCTCCAGGATGTGGATAAGCCAAGTGCCGGAGGAGAAGATAAAATCATCAAAAGAGTAGAATTCGGTAATGTTAATATGCCGCTGTCAACCAGTTTGATACGCGGTTCACAGTCGTTATTCGGGGTTAAAACCGAATTCCAGATGGGAAAAACATACGGAACGGTGGTATTGTCACAACAGCAGGGAGAGGCAAGGAATATCACGGTTCAGGGCGGCGGCGTTATGAATAATTTCAAGCTGAATGCCATCGATTATGAAGATAACCAGCACTACTTTATAGGGCATTATTTCCTGGATAATTATGATAATTCCTTACTGAACTACCCTCAGATCAACTCAAAAATAAGCATCACCAGAATGGAAGTCTGGGTGCTGGACCAAGGGAACAGTAACCTGCAGTATCAGAAAAGTATTGTCGGGATCAGGGATCTGGGGGATGCCCCGGGTGTTCTCCCGAATAATGACCAGCCGGGTTTAAATCTGTATTCCGCAGTAAGCGGTTTACCGGGACTGAGAGATGCAAGTACAGCCTATAATACCATTAAAGGTGCTAATCTTCCGGTTGCTTCCGGAGCTACAGAACCTTATGCAGACGGAGAGCATTTTATTTTTAATAAAAAAGCGAGAAGATTAAATCAGAACGAATATATTGTACAGCCGCAGTTAGGGTATATTTCATTAAACCAGAGACTGAATGATAACCAGCTTTTAGGGGTTTCATTTTCGTATACGGTAAACGGAAGCAACCAGGTGTATAAAGTAGGGGAATTCTCCGAAGAAAGTACGGTTTTGGTGACTAAGCTTTTAAAACCGAATACGACTGTGAAGACCTCTTCGCCGATGTGGAACCTGATGATGAAAAACATCTATTCCCTGGATGCCGGACAGGTAAACCAGGATGGATTTATCCTGAACGTTTTATACAGGGATCCGCAGTCCGGAGGTAAGGTAAACTATCTTCCGGTTAACAATAACGAGCAGATCCGGAGCCAGCCTTTAATCAAACTACTAAACTGGGACAGGCTGAATGCGAACGGCGACTTACAAAGCAACGGAGGAACTACCGGAGACGGTATTTTCGACTTTGTCAATGGGATTACCGTCAGGCCGGAAACCGGGAAGGTAATCTTCACCAAAGTTCAGCCTTTCGGAAGCTATATTCAGAATGTAATCGGAGGCAATGACCCTCAATATGTATTTTCAGACCTTTATAATCAGCAGAAACAGGTGGCTACCTCGAGTAACCTGGCACAGCGGTATACCATTGAAGGGCGTTACAAAGGAACGCAGGGGCAGGGAATCTCATTAGGAGCCGTTAATGTTCCGCAGGGTTCCGTAAAAGTTTCCGCAAATGGTGTACAGCTGACTGAGGGAATTGACTATACTGTGGATTATATGCTGGGAACTGTCACGATTATTAATGAACAAGTAAAACAATCCGGTCAGGCCATCAATATTTCACTGGAAAACCAGCTGACATTCAATACCCAGAGAAAACGGTTCTTAGGAGTGAATCTGGAAAGAAGGTTTAATGAAAACTTTATTTTAGGCGGAACGGTTGTTAATTATTCTGAGTCACCGCTGACCCAGAAAGTAAATTACGGACAGGAAGCCGTGAACAACACCATGGCCGGCATCAATCTGATGTACAACAACCAGCTTCCGTTCCTGACCCGATTAACGGATAAAATTCCGCTGGTAAACACAGAAGCGCCCTCCAATCTGAACTTTAAGATGGAAGCTGCTTATCTGCTTCCGGGACTGAATAAAGGGATCAATGACCAGTCATATATTGATGATTTCGAACAGACCACTTCAAAAATTACCTTAAAGGAACCGACGGCCTGGAGCCTCGCCTCAAAACCTGAAAAAAACCAGTCGGATCCCATTTTTGCAGGAGCCGGTAAAAATAATGACATAACAGAAGGCTACGGAAGAGGTTTATTGTCATGGTATAATATTGACCCGAGATTCTGGGGAGTAGGAGGAAGGGCCCCTGCCGGCATTACGCCGCAGTCGGTTTCCAACCACGCCTCAAGAAGGGTTCAGTTCTCTGAAATTTTCAACAACCGGGATTTTGTTGCGGGTGAACAGACATTTACGAATACTTTTGATATTTCCTATTATCCTACGGAAAAAGGGCCTTATAACTCCAATCCTGCCACAGAAAGTACGGCGCAGCGATGGTCTGGTATCATGAGGCCGATCTCGGTTTCCAATTTTGTAAATTCAAATATTGAATATGTGGAATTCTGGATGATGGATCCTTATGCCGACGGAAACACGCTGGGTGCAGCACCAAAACTTTTATTACAGTTAGGTAACGTATCCGAGGATGTTCTGAAAGACGGGCAGATGCAATATGAAAACGGATTGCCTACAGCTTCGGCTCCTGCCACAACCACAAGCTCAAACTGGGGAACCCAGCCTAAGCAGCCGCCGATTTTGTATGCATTCTCCAGCGAAGGAGCAGACAGGACCGCACAGGATTTAGGATATGACGGATTAAGTTCAGACCAGGAAGCAGCGCTGTTCGGAAATACATTCATCAACCCGGTAACCAATCTGGTTGACCCTGCGGTGGATGATTTCGTATTCTACATGTCTGACCGGTTTACAGGAAACCAGGCTTCGTCCGTTATCCAGAGATATAAATATTTCAGGGGGCCTGAAGGCAACTCACAGAGCAACTCTCTGGAAGTGGCTTCCCAGACTCCGGATGCAGAAGACATCAATAAGGATTACAACCTGGACCAGAGTGAAAGCTATAACCAGTATGAAGTGGATCTGGCGCCGGGAAGCTTAACTTTAGGTTCTGATAATAATATTGTTGATATTAAGACCGTTCAGGCAACCTTCCAGAATGGGCAGACTTCGCAGGTAAAATGGTATTTGTTCAGAATTCCGGTGTCAAAGTATGTGACTACTGCAGGGGACGCTGATCCTTCGGTTTTAAATAATGTACGGTTTGCAAGATTACTCTTAAAAGGTTTCGATCAGACATCAACTTTAAGATTCGGGACGATGGATCTGGTAAGATCGGATTGGAGAAAGTATCCGAATAAAATCTTTAGTAAAACAGTAACATCTCCTGAAGAAGGTACGACAGGAGCAGTAACTCTTAATGATAATTTTGAAGTAGGAAGTGTCAATATAGAGGAAAATGCTTTGAACCAGCCTCCTTACGTACTGCCTCCGGGAATTGACAGACAGATTTTAAGTGGAAATGCGGGTGCACAACGGCAGAATGAATCTTCTTTGTATATGAAAGCGACACAATTGCGTGCTGAAGCGAGAGGCGTGTTTAAAAATACTTCACTGGATATGAGAAGATATAAGAAATTAAAGCTTTTTGTACACGCTCATCATCCTGATCCTAGAAGTAGTGATATAAGTATTGGCCAGATTGATGAGAGAACTAAATTTTTTATCCGTTTAGGTAATGATGCAACTGATAATTATTATGAGTATGAAGCTTCTTTAAAAATTACGCCTGCAACAGCAACGGCACCGATGGAAATCTGGCCGATGGAAAATGATGTGGACCTGAACATTCAGGACTTCGTAGATGCAAAAATTAGAAGAGATAAAAATAATCCTAACAGTATTGTTACAAGGACAAAAGATAATGTTTTTGATCCGGGAAATACCTTTAAAAGTATTTATATCAAAGGTCGTCCAAGTTTAGGAAATATTACCACTATTGTTTTAGGTATTAGAAATGGAGGAGACCGGACTGATGCTGCTATCGACAGAATTCTTTGGGTCAACGAAATCCGTCTTTCTGAAATTGAGAATGACGGAGGGTATGCAGGAAATGCAAGCTTAAATTTTAACCTTGGGGATTTTGCCACGGTAAATACCAGTGCATCCTATACTTCTGTAGGTTTCGGAAACATCGATTCCAAACCGGCAGAACGAACCCAGTCTACCCAATCCGCATTCAGCATCAACACGGCAGTGAATGTAGATAAATTATTACCTGAAAAAACGGGTATTAAGATCCCTTTGAACTACTCATATTCCCAGACCATCGAAGATCCGAAGTACAATCCTCTGGATACCGATGTTGAGTTTAATAAAGCCGCGAATAAAGAAGAGCTGAAAAAAGTAGCAAGAACCTATACCCAGCAGAGAAGTATCGGTGTGGTAAATATGCATAAAGAAAGAATGAACCAGAATAGAAAACCGAAATTCTATGATGTGGAAAATCTTTCCGTAACAGCAGTGTACAATGATGACTTCTACAGGGATATTTATACCAAGAGAAATTACAGGCAATACCTGAGAGGCTATGTGGATTACAACTATACATTCAAGCCGTGGGTAATCCGTCCGTTTAATAAAATGATCAGCGATACCGCGAAGTCTACCAAATACCTGAGATGGGTAAAAGAGTTCAACTTTAATCCGGTTCCTACAAGATTCTCTTTCAGGACGGAAGTGGACAGGAATTATAATGAACTTGAATT
The sequence above is a segment of the Chryseobacterium sp. JJR-5R genome. Coding sequences within it:
- the sprA gene encoding cell surface protein SprA: MSVMTFAQQRPPVRDTAIIKKDYQLADPTQYEAYYDITTGMYFVYPKVGNTITGPPTAMSPEDYKEFMMAEQTRAYYKEKSDRYSLMFRKDKTDAARKGLIPSLQINNRLFETIFGSNKIEIIPSGYASFDFGGLYQKIDNPLILPQNRTSFTFDIDQRIQLGLLGKVGENLQLKANYDTQSGFAFENRMNLVWQAKGSWKDLQQKGLQDVDKPSAGGEDKIIKRVEFGNVNMPLSTSLIRGSQSLFGVKTEFQMGKTYGTVVLSQQQGEARNITVQGGGVMNNFKLNAIDYEDNQHYFIGHYFLDNYDNSLLNYPQINSKISITRMEVWVLDQGNSNLQYQKSIVGIRDLGDAPGVLPNNDQPGLNLYSAVSGLPGLRDASTAYNTIKGANLPVASGATEPYADGEHFIFNKKARRLNQNEYIVQPQLGYISLNQRLNDNQLLGVSFSYTVNGSNQVYKVGEFSEESTVLVTKLLKPNTTVKTSSPMWNLMMKNIYSLDAGQVNQDGFILNVLYRDPQSGGKVNYLPVNNNEQIRSQPLIKLLNWDRLNANGDLQSNGGTTGDGIFDFVNGITVRPETGKVIFTKVQPFGSYIQNVIGGNDPQYVFSDLYNQQKQVATSSNLAQRYTIEGRYKGTQGQGISLGAVNVPQGSVKVSANGVQLTEGIDYTVDYMLGTVTIINEQVKQSGQAINISLENQLTFNTQRKRFLGVNLERRFNENFILGGTVVNYSESPLTQKVNYGQEAVNNTMAGINLMYNNQLPFLTRLTDKIPLVNTEAPSNLNFKMEAAYLLPGLNKGINDQSYIDDFEQTTSKITLKEPTAWSLASKPEKNQSDPIFAGAGKNNDITEGYGRGLLSWYNIDPRFWGVGGRAPAGITPQSVSNHASRRVQFSEIFNNRDFVAGEQTFTNTFDISYYPTEKGPYNSNPATESTAQRWSGIMRPISVSNFVNSNIEYVEFWMMDPYADGNTLGAAPKLLLQLGNVSEDVLKDGQMQYENGLPTASAPATTTSSNWGTQPKQPPILYAFSSEGADRTAQDLGYDGLSSDQEAALFGNTFINPVTNLVDPAVDDFVFYMSDRFTGNQASSVIQRYKYFRGPEGNSQSNSLEVASQTPDAEDINKDYNLDQSESYNQYEVDLAPGSLTLGSDNNIVDIKTVQATFQNGQTSQVKWYLFRIPVSKYVTTAGDADPSVLNNVRFARLLLKGFDQTSTLRFGTMDLVRSDWRKYPNKIFSKTVTSPEEGTTGAVTLNDNFEVGSVNIEENALNQPPYVLPPGIDRQILSGNAGAQRQNESSLYMKATQLRAEARGVFKNTSLDMRRYKKLKLFVHAHHPDPRSSDISIGQIDERTKFFIRLGNDATDNYYEYEASLKITPATATAPMEIWPMENDVDLNIQDFVDAKIRRDKNNPNSIVTRTKDNVFDPGNTFKSIYIKGRPSLGNITTIVLGIRNGGDRTDAAIDRILWVNEIRLSEIENDGGYAGNASLNFNLGDFATVNTSASYTSVGFGNIDSKPAERTQSTQSAFSINTAVNVDKLLPEKTGIKIPLNYSYSQTIEDPKYNPLDTDVEFNKAANKEELKKVARTYTQQRSIGVVNMHKERMNQNRKPKFYDVENLSVTAVYNDDFYRDIYTKRNYRQYLRGYVDYNYTFKPWVIRPFNKMISDTAKSTKYLRWVKEFNFNPVPTRFSFRTEVDRNYNELEFRNIDAILSGNYANDFGALKNRNFYFGWQYGLGFNFTKSLKLEINSATRTLNDNMDVNTMDNTSIFGNVFRAGRPVLYNHRVQLNYKLPFQYLPYLDFIDAEVGYGFTYNWNARSTVLLAGPDGSLGSIGQNTNVIQVTGSADFTKFFGQFGYFKNLSAKLQKRKQEVDSLNNAYTQAWEKNRYAYKKYKFKNRLTPLQSMAYLLTSFKQLDINYSENNGTVLPGLLSAPNWYGYGQTLGGPTAGFLLGSQADIRRLVIENGWVSDSDFMTDPYIRMSTRELRANLQVMPMNDLRIDLSAIHNYNRNFTHTGFNYRDPLTGLSNPDYTFANDLVTYTNSVVLLKTAFQDGTAIYQAIRENARTLSQQMPGALQPDGFKDGYGISNAYILIPAFRAAVEGKTVKMMDNPKKAGLPIPNWRITYSGLRNVPIINGQFSKFDILHAYQATYTATGIQSSIDYFNRLNSLTSSGRDINDDYINPFTFAQVGYVENFSPLIGVDMTMRNNIQLGIQYNRLRTLLLGLVNHTLTEDSNSEYVVRVGYIIRNFRLGMTNVRGRGKGKGTDLNIRGDFSLRDSRTSITNILLDDSQVTGGQRLMNIKVSADYNVSENLNLRVFYEQMTSKYKISTAFPLSTVRAGISATFTFGDSGGF